The Nocardioides ochotonae genome segment CCCATGACGCTGCAGATCTCCGACCACCAGCGGGTGCGCACCCTCGTGCTCGACCGTCCCGACGCGCTCAACGCCTTCGACGAGGCGCTGTACGACGCGACCACCGAGGCGCTGCTGGACGCGGCGGCGGACCCGGGCGTCGCGGTGGTGCTGCTGACCGGGGCCGGCCGGGCCTTCAGCGCCGGCACCGACCTGCGCGAGATGCACGCGCGCACGACCGACCCGGAGTTCGTGCCGGGCAAGCACGGGTTCATCGGCCTGCTGGACGCGCTCGTGGAGTTCCCCAAGCCGCTGATCTGCGCGGTCAACGGCATCGGGATCGGCATCGGCGCGACGATCCTCGGCTTCGCCGACCTCGCGTTCATGGCGAGCACCGCGCGGCTGAAGTGCCCGTTCACCTCGCTGGGCGTGGCGCCCGAGGCGGCGTCGTCCTACCTCTTCCCGCGGCTGGTCGGGCGTCAGGACGCCGCGTGGATGCTGATGTCCTCCGAGTGGATCGACGCCGCCCAGGCGCACGAGATGGGCCTGGTGTGGAAGGTCTGCGAGCCCGGGGACCTCCTGGCCGAGGCGACCCGGCACGCCGAGGTGCTCGCGGCCCGCCCGATCTCGAGCCTGGTCGCGGTCAAGCGCACGATGAGCGCCCCGCTGCGCGCCGACATCGACGCCGCCCGGGAGCGCGAGAACGCCGCGTTCGCCGAGCTGATGGGCGGACCCGCCAACCTCGAGGCGCTGAGCGCCTTCGCCGAGGGCCGCCCGGCCGACTTCACCGCCCTGCCGCCCGGCTGGTGACCCGCGGAGGAGGGCGCCGGCCGGACGGCGAGGACGGCAGGCGGCTCAGGCCGCTGCGACGTGCGGGAACAGCTGACGCAGCAGGTCGGTGATCGTCACGACGCCCACGACCTCGCCGGCGTCCTCGACGAGCACCAGGTGGCTGGAGTCCCGACGCATCCGGGCGAGCGCGTCGTAGACGGTCATCGACACGGGGAACCGCGCGACCGGGCGCACGAGCTCCTCGAACGGATCCTCGGCGCTCAGCGCCAGCGTGTCGCGCACGTGCACGGCGCTCTCGACCCTGCCGGTGGGCTCGGCCACCAGGATCCGCAGGTGCCCGGAGGCCCGCGAGGCCGCCTGCACCTCCCCCACCGTCCCAGCACGGGGCACCGAGACCACCGCTGCGCGGCGCACGATGTCGGCCAGGGTCATGGTCTCGAGCTGCAGCGCGCCCGAGAGCTGGGCGGAGTAGCTCGCGTCGAGCGCACCGACGTTGGTCGAGTGCTCGACGAGCTGGCGCAGGGCGGCGGGGTCCTGGCCGCTGGACACCGTCTCGGTGGCGTCGACCCCGACCCGGCGCAGGCACCAGTTCGCGGCCTCGTTGAGCCCGCGCAGCAGCGGACGGGTGGTCCACATGAAGGCCCGCATCGGGATGGCCAGCATGATCGCGGAGCGCTCGGGGTGCGCGATCGCCCACGACTTCGGCGCCATCTCGCCCACCACCAGGTGCAGGAAGGTCACGATGATCAGGGCGAGGACGAAGCCGGCGACGTCGGCCAGCCAGGCCGCCATGCCCCAGTCGGCGAACAGCGGGGTGAGCCAGTGGTGCACGGCGGGCTTGGTGATCGCACCCAGCGCGAGGGTGCAGACCGTGATGCCGAGCTGGGAGCCGGCGAGCAGCAGCGTGAGCTCCGAGGAGCTGCGCAGCGCGGCGCGGGCGGAGCGGCTGGTCGTGGCGGCGTCCTCGAGACGGTGACGCCGGGCCGCGATCAGGGCGAACTCGACCGCGACGAAGAACGCGCTCAGCGCGATGATGGCGACGGTGGCGAGGGCCACCACCCAGGGGTTCTCCATCAGGACCGGCCCTCCTCGACCAGGTGGCTGGTGCTGCCAGCGTCGGACTCGGTGCTCAGCGAGAGCCGGACCGAGGCGGGGATGTGGTCCTCGACCTCGAGGATCTCGAAATGTGCCAGGACCGGCTGCGGGTCCTCGCTCTCGGCGTAGCCGCCGGGGTCGAGCGGCAGCTCGACGGTGATCACCTCACCCACCTCGGGGAACCGGCCGTGGTGCTCGATGAGCAGACCGGCGATCGTCTCGTACTCGCCCTCGGGCAGGTCGTGGCCGACCGCCCGCTCCACCTCGTCGACGTGCCGGCTGCCGGCCAGCGTCCAGGCCGACGACGCGTCGGAGGCGAGGTCGACGGCGAAGACCCGGTCGGCGAGCTGGTCGTGCTCGTCGGTGATCTCGCCGACCAGCTCCTCGGCGAGGTCCTCGACGGTGAGGATGCCGTCGAAGCTGCCGTGCTCGTCGAGCACGCAGGCCAGCTGGTTGCGGGTGCGAGCGAGCTCGCGTACGGCGTCGGGCAGCCGCATCGCCGTGGGGAGCATCAGCGGCGGACGGGCGAGGTCGCCCACGGTGCTGAGCGCGGCGTCGCCGTCGAACTCCAGGATGTCGATGAGGTGGACCACGCCGACCACCCGGTCGTCGTCGAGCACCGGGTAGCGCGAGTGGCCGCCGGCCATCTCGGCACGCAGCTCCGCGATGCTCATGCCGGGCTCGACGGTGTCCACGCGCACGCGCGGGATCATCGCGTGGGCGACGTTCTGGTCGGGGAAGTCGAGCACCCGGTCCAAGAGCATCGACAGCTCCTCGGGCAGGTCACCGGCGGCGCGGGACTCGGCCACGATGTGCTCGAGGTCGCGTGCGGTCGCGGAGTGCTCCACGTCGTGCACGGGCTCGATGCGCAGGGCGCGCAGCAGCAGGTTGGAGGACTGGTCGAAGACCCAGATCAGCCAGCCGGCGACCTTGAGGTAGAGCAGGGTCGAGGTCGCCAGGCTCCGCGCGACCGGCTCCGGGCGGGCGATCGCGAGGTTCTTGGGGAACAGCTCGCCGAAGACCATCTGGATGCCGGTCGAGAGCAGCAGCGCCAGCACGGTGCCGACGCCGACGCCGACAGCGGTCGGTACGCCGACGCCGCCCAGCATCTCGCCGAGGGCCGAGCCGACGAGGGGCTCGGCGACGTAGCCGACGAGCAGGCCGGTGACGGTGATGCCGAGCTGGGCCCCGGACAGCATGAACGACGTGCGCCCGGTGACCTGCAGCGCGCGCCGGGCGACCGGGTCGCCGGTGCTGGCGTGCGCCTTGAGCCGCGAGCGGTCGACCGCCATGTAGGCGAACTCCTGGGCGACGAAGTACCCGGTGACGGCCGTGATCAGCGTGATCACCAGGATGCCGAGCAGGAGGGACAGCAGCGGTGTCATCGCCCGGCCCCCTCACGCCTCGTCGGGTGGGCGGGGACCGCTGGGCCGGGCGGGACCGGATGTTGAACGTCCATGGCTCTTTCAGTCGGGGGACCTGGTGACGAGCCGCTCATCCGCGGCATCGTCGATGGTGCCAACGTATGGTCCCAAGGCCTGGTTCCCGCCGGGTGGCCCCCTCGCTGCGGCGGTCCTCACACGAGCCAGGCACCGCCGGTGCCGGACGGCCGCCAGTGCTGCGGCGGGTCCTCGCCGGTGCGACCGTCGACCGCCTCCCGGAGCAGGTCGGCGTGCCCGGTGTGCCGGCCGTACTCCTCGATCAGGTCGCACACCAGCCGCCGCATGGTGACCGTCTCGCCCCACTGCTCGCTGACGGCCGCGGGCCGGTCGAGGCCGCCGTCGGCCACAGCGGCGTTCAGCAGCTCGCGTGAGCGGACGACAGCGTCGTCGTACTGCGCGTAGAGCGCGGCCGCGCTGTCGTCGGCGGCGCTGCGGAAGTCCCAGTCGGGGTCGGCGTCCCAGTCGTGGGACTGCCACGGCTCACCCGGCGCCATGCCGAGCATCTTCCACGGCACGTGGGTCGCCTCGACCGCCGAGAGGTGCTTGAGCAGCCCGCCCAGGGTGAGCGCGGAGCTGCCGATCCCGGCGTTGAGCCCCGCTGCGTCGAGGCCGTCGGTCTTCCAGCGGAACGTCGCGCGGAGCCGGTCGAGCGCGGCGAGCAGCTGCTCGGCCTCGGCGCCGGCGTACGGCGGCTCCCAGGGAGGCGTGGACGATTGCTCGGAGGTGGTCATGTCTGCTCCTGACGGTGGATGAGTGCGGTGAGGTCACGCTCGGCGTACTGGCGGTGCCACCACTCCTCGTTGATCACGATGTCGAGGGCGTGCGCGACCGGGACCTGCTTCCCCGCCGGCGGCCAGCCCGGTCCGTCGGGGACGGTGCGGACCTCGGTCAGTGCGGCGTCGGGGAGACCGTCGAGGGCGTCGTGCACCCAGGCCTGGCGTGAGGAGCGCAGCTCCAGCACCTCCTCGAGGCCGGGGCGGGCGTCGCGGTCGGAGGGGACGCCGGGAGTCGGCGCCATCTGCTCCCACGGCAGCGACAGCGGGTGCCACGGCGAGGGCACGCCCTGGACCACCCGGCCGATCCAGCTCTCGGTGGCGAAGACGAGGTGGCGCAGCGTCTCGGTGAAGGACCACTCGTCGTCGACCCGCTCGTGCAGCAGCGCCGGGTCGAGCCCGCGGGCGCGATCGACGGTGCCCGCCCACAGCTGCTCGAGCAGCGTGAACGCCTCCGTGTAGCCCGCCGTGGTGGTGGGGCGCAGCCGGGCGCGCTCGGGGTGGCGCCGGTCGAGCTCGGCGGCGACCAGCGGCACGACGTCGACCCCGTTGACCTCGAGGCGATCGAACTCCCCGGTGATCTCCAGGTGCTCGGCGACCACGCCGACGAAGCGCGTGCCGCTCAGGTCGACGTCGCGGATCGTCGCTCCGCGCAGCTGCTC includes the following:
- a CDS encoding mycothiol transferase, translated to MTTSEQSSTPPWEPPYAGAEAEQLLAALDRLRATFRWKTDGLDAAGLNAGIGSSALTLGGLLKHLSAVEATHVPWKMLGMAPGEPWQSHDWDADPDWDFRSAADDSAAALYAQYDDAVVRSRELLNAAVADGGLDRPAAVSEQWGETVTMRRLVCDLIEEYGRHTGHADLLREAVDGRTGEDPPQHWRPSGTGGAWLV
- a CDS encoding hemolysin family protein — encoded protein: MTPLLSLLLGILVITLITAVTGYFVAQEFAYMAVDRSRLKAHASTGDPVARRALQVTGRTSFMLSGAQLGITVTGLLVGYVAEPLVGSALGEMLGGVGVPTAVGVGVGTVLALLLSTGIQMVFGELFPKNLAIARPEPVARSLATSTLLYLKVAGWLIWVFDQSSNLLLRALRIEPVHDVEHSATARDLEHIVAESRAAGDLPEELSMLLDRVLDFPDQNVAHAMIPRVRVDTVEPGMSIAELRAEMAGGHSRYPVLDDDRVVGVVHLIDILEFDGDAALSTVGDLARPPLMLPTAMRLPDAVRELARTRNQLACVLDEHGSFDGILTVEDLAEELVGEITDEHDQLADRVFAVDLASDASSAWTLAGSRHVDEVERAVGHDLPEGEYETIAGLLIEHHGRFPEVGEVITVELPLDPGGYAESEDPQPVLAHFEILEVEDHIPASVRLSLSTESDAGSTSHLVEEGRS
- a CDS encoding enoyl-CoA hydratase/isomerase family protein; translated protein: MTLQISDHQRVRTLVLDRPDALNAFDEALYDATTEALLDAAADPGVAVVLLTGAGRAFSAGTDLREMHARTTDPEFVPGKHGFIGLLDALVEFPKPLICAVNGIGIGIGATILGFADLAFMASTARLKCPFTSLGVAPEAASSYLFPRLVGRQDAAWMLMSSEWIDAAQAHEMGLVWKVCEPGDLLAEATRHAEVLAARPISSLVAVKRTMSAPLRADIDAARERENAAFAELMGGPANLEALSAFAEGRPADFTALPPGW
- a CDS encoding DinB family protein — protein: MDEEQLRGATIRDVDLSGTRFVGVVAEHLEITGEFDRLEVNGVDVVPLVAAELDRRHPERARLRPTTTAGYTEAFTLLEQLWAGTVDRARGLDPALLHERVDDEWSFTETLRHLVFATESWIGRVVQGVPSPWHPLSLPWEQMAPTPGVPSDRDARPGLEEVLELRSSRQAWVHDALDGLPDAALTEVRTVPDGPGWPPAGKQVPVAHALDIVINEEWWHRQYAERDLTALIHRQEQT
- a CDS encoding hemolysin family protein; amino-acid sequence: MENPWVVALATVAIIALSAFFVAVEFALIAARRHRLEDAATTSRSARAALRSSSELTLLLAGSQLGITVCTLALGAITKPAVHHWLTPLFADWGMAAWLADVAGFVLALIIVTFLHLVVGEMAPKSWAIAHPERSAIMLAIPMRAFMWTTRPLLRGLNEAANWCLRRVGVDATETVSSGQDPAALRQLVEHSTNVGALDASYSAQLSGALQLETMTLADIVRRAAVVSVPRAGTVGEVQAASRASGHLRILVAEPTGRVESAVHVRDTLALSAEDPFEELVRPVARFPVSMTVYDALARMRRDSSHLVLVEDAGEVVGVVTITDLLRQLFPHVAAA